In Lactuca sativa cultivar Salinas chromosome 5, Lsat_Salinas_v11, whole genome shotgun sequence, the DNA window ttgatCTCAAATTATCTGAAATTTCAGATATCCGATTTTTCGGATTCGGATAGTAGTTTTGTTAAATTTCGGATATTTCAGGTATCTGAAATCtgattttgtttatatattttatttgtaattttagCCCCATATATATGTTAATAACTACAATATATTCATAATACACTTAATTAAACATCTTTACTACACATATGCCTTTGAATTCTCGAAATGTAGTAACAGAAATGAAAATGGAAGCAGTGGCATATGATTTTGTCTTTAATTTTGATATATTATATTACCTAGGAATATAACAACTATAATTTAGAAAGGTGGGTATAGACAACGGCGTTATTGGATGTTATTGCATGTTATAACACGTGAACACCGTCCCCTTTCTCCGTTATTAGGTGTTATGAGACTGCGCGTTACTCCCCGTTACCACCATAACACGTTATAAcgtgtttttttttgttgttttcttAATAACGTGGTTGCCTACACCTACCAGTCTTAAAGATAAAATGAATGAGAATGTCATCTTTTTCTACACATAAAAGACAAACTGTCCCAAGTCGCAACTCACATATCATATCGTAGATTGAAAAAGTTAGTTCAGAGTTTAGTTAACACAAAATATACCATTTAGGACATTAGGTGTGCTTTTTTAAATATGACATTTATTCATAACTATTACATTGGCTTCTATAATAGAATCGATTTTAATTTTGGACCAAAATCTAAAATTTTCTGGATATCCGATTTTGGTATCCAGATTTTTGAATATCGGGTTTTAAACACCCATACATATAACTTGTCAAACtatcatttcaaaacaaaattaagaTAGTCCAAAATGCAAATATTTCGGAGAGGGTCATTTGGTAACTCAGCATATTATTTACGTAAATGCTAATAAGCATACTGACATATTTTTTAGTATAACATAAATTAAAGTTTGGTCGAATAAGTTGTTACATTTAAGATATATTGAAAAACTTTATTAGTATAAGATATTTCCTATTAGAATATATGTTTAATAAACAATACATTTACTTTTGGGCACTTGCATTCTTTTGAATTTGAACAAGTCATGTTCTTCAAGAATCTAAACTGATAGTCTTGTGGCCATGCATGCAATTCTCGATCTTTTTTATTTAACCAATATCTTTATCaccaatattttatatttttagaaaCCAAAATTTCCGTTCTTTTACCACTTAATTTTTGAATATCTAATCATCGTATTtgtatttataagataaaaaatACTGAAATTTAGTTTGATTTTCAACTTATTATTTGGAAAGAGTAGTTGAAAAAAGACGTTCTTCAACTGAACCCCGAATAAACTTGGATTTATTATCAAAACTAGCGATGAGTTATACTGCTTTTGACTACCCATAATCGCTAACAAACGAACGAATCTATgacaaaatgacaaaaatacccaaAGATCACCACTCAGAAAACGAGTCACtgaaagttacaaattttcatataacaacattcGAAACCGTATCACCAAAACGGTAATTTCTGAATCACTAGAACAGTAATTTAGTAAATTACCGTTCATGTGGTGGGCTCCAATCAAACTTTGCCACGTAACCAGGAAAGGGGCTAGCGCGTGGAGACCTCATGGGAAGCTCGTCTCTACGGTTGCCATCTCTATCGTAATAGATTACACCGGAGAAATCCAACGGCTGACATTTATCACCCATCAGAATCTCCTTCTGCCACACACCATCGTCTGCAACGCCGTCACCTCTCGTGTTTCCTGATTCTCCGGTTCTGCTTTTCCGGCGGCCAAACTTCATATCCTTGTTGCTTATGGTGGCGATGAGTTTCTTCGGCCACTGAATCATGCGCGAGTCTGATGAGATCTTTGAGTTATCCTTTAGCTTTCGAGAAGCTATGATAGCTCGTTTGGCGCAGATCAACCATAGAGCTGTAATTGATCGTAAAACTCCGGCGGAAATTTGCTTAGTCTTGCCGCCGGGGGAGTCGTGGCGACGAAGTGTTATACTCGTCATGTTGGACGCAGGGAGCGATTGCAAATTGAGGAAGGAGGATGTGAATTGGGATATATATAAAGGTGAGAGAGATTGATAAAGGTGACTGGCAACAGCCGGTGAACAAATAGGGTTTGACTGGCTCAAActaacattaatatttttatttttcatatatcTTTTCAGTTGTATTACATCATCAAATATATAAGTCGATAAGCTCATGATTTATTTCGTCTATATAATAGTTATCATgcttttcttttcaattattttaTGTATAATTCATTATGTCATGTATTATTCCATGTTGACTTCTATATATGCGAATAAATATCgttcaaattaattgttgataAAATATTCGTaatcgtaatatatatatatatatatatatatatatatatatatatatatatatatatatatatatatatatatatatatatatatagggttaggttcatttgagatcacctatattttgtgagaccgtgagacgtattttttttattttcatttttattttttttaattttttttaatttttatttattaactcaagttctgaaaataatatttaaaaaaagaatttttggatttttctatttattttgcattttaaaattattttttagaatatgtacaatgtaatattctattataatatttcacgtatttttcaaaaaaaatggaatttatttttattcttttttagttaattcaacttccgaaaataatatttaaaaaaagaacttttagatttttccatttattctgcattttaaaattattttttagaatatgtcagtgtaatattctattagaatatttcacgtatttttcaaaaaaaaacggattttatttatattttttttagttaattcaagttccgaaaataatatttaaaaaaagaatttttggatttttccatttattttgtattttaaattagaatggtctcaaattaacctgaatatatatatatatatatatatatatatatatatatatatatatatatatatatatatatatatatatatatatatatatatatatatatatggttaggttcatgtcAGACggcttaattttgtgagaccgtgagacgtatttttttattttttatttttttatttaattcaagttccgaaaataatatttaaaaaaagagttttctgatttttccatttattttgcattttaaaattattttttaaaatatgtacaatgtgatattctattagaatatttcacgtattttttaaaaaaaaagagattttttttttaattttttttagttatatcaagttccgaaaataatatttaaaaatagaatttttagatttttccatttattttgcattttaaaattattttttagaatatgtcagtataatattctactaaaatatttcaggtatttaaaaaaaagaacgggatttttttttagtttttttagttaattcatgttcagaaaataatatttaaaaaaagaatttttggatttttccatttattttgcattttaaaattatttttagatttggtctcacagtctcacaaaattagaatagtctcaaatgaacctgaacttatatatatatatatatatatatatatatatatatatatatatatatatatatatatatatatatatatatagagagagagagagagagagacagagagagagaaagaggtgggttcaattgaaaaaataaaaaagtttgagaatgaggaatcattctcagccactcatttaattaGCCTCTAAATATAAaggacacggtggcaaacttgtaaatatgatataatagCCTTCAATCACAAATACGTAAGTGTAGAGAATTAAATAATAGTTGAAATTCATTCTAATCGATCGTTTATCATCCAGATTTCTCttccaaccttcaacaatcatccagatttcttcaattaaatcatCGATCAACATCATCCtgtgttaatcaatcatcgataTTCGTCAATAACACGTGTTgacaacaaaaattcgttttttgctcTTTCAATCTAACCTTCAATTTTGCTTGAATACGAAcatatcttcaacatctacgattaattatactccTAGCATCAGTAgaacaacatcatcgataatcaacaaaaaattcaatttgtatcattcattcaacatcgatcatcaaataaaacatcaaaattaaggttagaaaaagatcaaatgattttttgtttgaaaattttcatatatttctcTACCAATATACTATTTTGTAAtatttaaatagtcaaagtatcatatttatcacatttttaaaaaagttaacttgtatgcactccaactgtttgatgaaatgcataaactaaattaccatgttatattcacatatgaatatgttttttcaCCTGAATCAATATgtgattattaaaacacaaaacaaatatgcaagtctgtatgttattcatatgtgaataacatataaaaattatatatatttctaaaaacaccttgtaatattcatatatgaatatattgtgcaatattcacatatgaatataccaactattattcataagtgaatatattcacaagtgaatatactatgtactaTTCTCTTCTGATATATCATGtaatattatataatattcacatatgaaaatagcatctaatattcataagtgaatatatcatctaacattcataagtgaatatactatgtaatattcataagtgaatgcatcgtctaatatttaaatatgaatatactacgtttattatatgttatattcacatatgaatgatactaaactgtaaaaaaaattaatcatactttttactcataagtgaataacgatatACTCTAGTAAAAAACTGATTCGTTTTTATTCACTTATTAATAACGAAAgctgaaactataaaaaaaaattattttattttaaaactatatcaatatagatgtctatttatagagaataaaaaattatgaattttgatatatttacaaTTATTTTTCGATAAAATTAATtccttcaaaaataaaaaataaataaaaaaaaactatgtttttttatatattaaggtaatgattagcatagtttaaggaaacatattttgttggaaaacacatgtgcattcaTTTCTCATTTCCGCCGGTACGTTGGAGGTTTTTatggcaaaaataaatgattggctgataATGATTCTCCgttcatttttttttctcaattgaactctcatatatatatatatatatatatatatatatatatatatatatatatatatatatatatatatatatatatatatatatatatatatatatatatggtaaaaaATATTTGATAGGTAAGATAAGAAATACATAATTTGTCTTTAGATAATGtaaaaatattatgatttgtaaaaaaaattccaaaaataatcTTTTTCTATTATTTATCTTAAGGCAAtttgatattataaatataatcaaaTATTGTTTGTGTTCTACATAAAGTTTAAGGTTGTTTTAAAGTGAACATCGTGTAAGTTATAAGTCACTTTATGTCCAGGGACGATAAATGTGGTGTTTGTATGTAAAATGATGATTGATGACcatcaaaaaaaaaatgttgaatGGGAAGTTATCTAATAATTTCTTATTATTTTAACAAGTTTCTATCGAAGTTAATATCATttaagtataaatatatatattttttaatatttttgaacCATTTATTCTTACCAACCGGATAATTTTATATTGTGTTATAATATTTTACCACTgtcattttaattttattttttatttgatttcttttttttaagcatgttaattatattttaaaagtctaaattttgttatattttactaaggctatgtttggcgtaTTAGCTGAAAAGCTAATTGGTAGTTGATAGTTCAAAAattagctgttaaataaaaagatAGATGATAGCCGATAAAAAATgatgtttggtaaaactagctgaaaacaGGGGCGGACCTAGGGGTGGTCCACGGTGGCACCGGCAACCCTAACTTTTCCGGCCGCAGtggaaatttttttgaaaattttcaaaacttttatttttttcttctaCCGTGCAACCCCTAACTTTCCCATGCAACCCTCACTCTCCCGTACAACCCCTACTGTAAAATCCTGCGTCCGCCCCTGGCTGAAAAGCTAGTTGAAAAATATGAAATGACATAAAAGGACATTTAAAAGAatgtgttttttataattaattaaggagtatacttgaaaatttaaaaaaaaaaaaccttctaaaaagctagtctaagtatctttttaaaaagctagtttataagctactttttggcttgcgAAATACGACAATTTAAAAAAGCTTGAAAAATAAGTGTGACAtttccattttcacggccagaaaagatcgattttgtttatgctttacaaaaatcagagtaccttttttaataaaaatgttgcgaaatttgttcctagaaaaacatgataaatacgttatcaaagcatttccaaagaaaagtatttttattcattttaaaacatttgcgatgtcatcgtcaatacagaaacataagcataaacaaaacttacattcattatcactagtgatttatatctccttaatctctcagtgtaatgtgacttcatatcaacacttgtgatataaataagctgagtgggtcaggttgggaaacctggtgagtacatagggttttcaacccactttaatataattattatgtttaaacaatcaaacaatcaacccaattacccatccccattatcttctttact includes these proteins:
- the LOC111915651 gene encoding uncharacterized protein LOC111915651, producing the protein MTSITLRRHDSPGGKTKQISAGVLRSITALWLICAKRAIIASRKLKDNSKISSDSRMIQWPKKLIATISNKDMKFGRRKSRTGESGNTRGDGVADDGVWQKEILMGDKCQPLDFSGVIYYDRDGNRRDELPMRSPRASPFPGYVAKFDWSPPHER